The Flavobacterium praedii genome window below encodes:
- the rplD gene encoding 50S ribosomal protein L4 — MEVKVLDFNGKDTGRKVQLSDSVYAIEPNNHAVYLDVKQYLANQRQGTHKAKERAEVAGSTRKIKKQKGTGTARAGSAKNPLFKGGGTVFGPRPRSYSFKLNKSLKRLARKSAFSIKAKESNIIVLEDFNFETPNTKNFINVLKALELENKKSLFVLGDTNKNVYLSSRNLKAANVVSSYELSTYAILHANNLVLLESSLEVIEENLSK; from the coding sequence ATGGAAGTAAAAGTATTAGATTTCAACGGAAAAGATACTGGAAGAAAAGTTCAACTTTCTGATTCAGTATATGCAATTGAGCCAAACAATCACGCAGTATATCTTGATGTTAAGCAATATCTTGCTAATCAAAGACAAGGAACGCACAAAGCTAAAGAAAGAGCTGAAGTAGCGGGAAGTACTCGTAAAATTAAAAAACAAAAAGGAACTGGTACTGCTCGTGCGGGTAGTGCAAAGAATCCATTGTTTAAAGGTGGTGGAACAGTTTTTGGACCAAGACCAAGAAGTTATTCATTCAAATTGAATAAAAGCTTAAAACGTCTTGCTAGAAAATCTGCTTTCTCTATTAAAGCAAAAGAGTCAAATATAATTGTACTTGAAGATTTTAATTTTGAAACGCCAAACACTAAAAATTTCATTAATGTTTTGAAAGCTTTAGAGTTAGAAAACAAAAAATCACTGTTCGTGTTGGGTGATACAAATAAAAATGTATATTTGTCCTCACGTAATTTAAAGGCGGCTAATGTTGTAAGTAGCTATGAATTAAGTACTTACGCTATTTTACATGCTAATAATTTAGTGCTTTTAGAGAGTTCTTTGGAAGTAATTGAAGAAAATTTAAGTAAATAA
- a CDS encoding SusD/RagB family nutrient-binding outer membrane lipoprotein, with protein MKKLIISFLTLSLLLTACDNNLDINRDPDSLTSVPLSSQLPAGIAGLIGAEGSYYALIGGFWSQYWTQSNVANQYRDIDGYVIGTESYNAGWRDMYDALGDVRAVKINSEKESNWNYFLVATVLEAQGSQVLTDFYGSIPYSEANNRSILNPKFDKGEEVYTAMIKDLDLALSKPLASSVGKAPGADDLIFAGDMDNWIKFANTLKLKILMRQINSSNSAVAIAGIKSLLTSGAKFLDDDAAMSSFEDNPNLSNPLYESDRRQLNTATNLRMSKTLSSYFDLKADTRKAKYYGAGGPLDQGDFTNASIPSTTIAIVELHPTTPAYLMSREESLFLQAEAQARYGSGDKALYDAAVLENFSKYTLDGSSFIATGGVYEYPTSGTLDEKIEAIITQKWISCFPGNGFEAFFEKNRTGYPKTSAVKQSNPLYIPGQITYSINGSTGGLFPKRIVYPQREKNTNTNTPALLPITTPVWWN; from the coding sequence ATGAAAAAATTAATAATAAGTTTTTTAACATTATCACTGCTACTTACAGCTTGTGACAATAATTTAGATATAAATAGAGATCCAGATTCACTAACATCAGTTCCATTATCTTCACAACTACCTGCTGGTATTGCAGGTTTGATAGGAGCAGAAGGGTCATACTATGCACTTATAGGAGGGTTTTGGTCACAATATTGGACACAAAGCAATGTGGCAAATCAGTATAGAGATATTGATGGATATGTAATAGGAACCGAATCATATAATGCTGGTTGGAGAGATATGTACGATGCCCTAGGCGACGTAAGAGCCGTTAAAATAAATTCTGAAAAAGAATCAAACTGGAACTATTTTCTAGTTGCAACTGTTTTAGAAGCGCAAGGATCTCAAGTTTTAACAGATTTCTACGGATCAATCCCTTACAGCGAAGCAAATAACAGAAGCATATTAAATCCAAAATTTGATAAAGGTGAGGAAGTATATACAGCAATGATAAAAGATTTAGATCTTGCATTATCAAAACCATTAGCATCTTCTGTAGGTAAAGCACCAGGAGCTGATGATTTGATTTTTGCAGGCGACATGGACAATTGGATTAAATTTGCTAATACTTTGAAACTTAAAATTTTAATGAGACAAATTAACAGCTCTAACTCTGCAGTTGCAATTGCAGGAATAAAATCACTACTTACAAGCGGTGCGAAATTTTTAGATGATGATGCAGCAATGAGCTCTTTTGAAGACAATCCAAATTTAAGCAACCCTTTATATGAATCTGACAGAAGACAATTAAATACTGCAACAAATTTAAGAATGAGTAAAACCTTGTCGTCGTATTTTGATTTAAAAGCCGACACAAGAAAAGCTAAATATTACGGAGCTGGAGGCCCATTAGATCAGGGAGACTTTACAAATGCCTCAATACCTTCAACTACTATAGCAATTGTAGAATTACACCCAACAACTCCTGCTTATTTAATGTCCAGAGAAGAGAGCTTGTTTTTACAGGCTGAAGCGCAAGCAAGATACGGTAGTGGCGACAAAGCACTTTATGATGCTGCAGTATTAGAAAATTTCTCTAAATATACATTAGACGGAAGTTCTTTTATAGCAACAGGAGGCGTTTATGAATATCCTACTTCAGGAACTCTTGACGAGAAGATTGAAGCAATAATCACTCAAAAGTGGATCTCATGTTTTCCTGGAAATGGTTTTGAAGCATTTTTTGAAAAAAACAGAACAGGTTATCCTAAAACATCTGCAGTTAAACAGTCCAATCCACTATATATCCCTGGACAAATAACTTACTCCATAAACGGATCTACCGGTGGATTGTTTCCT
- the rpsG gene encoding 30S ribosomal protein S7 codes for MRKRAAKKRPLLPDPRFNDQLVTRFVNNLMWDGKKSTAFKVFYDAIDIIEAKKQDAEKPSLEIWKDALTNVMPHVEVRSRRVGGATFQIPMQIRPDRKISMAMKWLILYSRRRNEKSMAQRLASECLAAAKEEGAAVKKRMDTHKMAEANKAFSHFRF; via the coding sequence ATGAGAAAAAGAGCGGCAAAGAAAAGACCACTTTTACCAGATCCAAGGTTTAATGACCAATTGGTAACACGTTTTGTGAATAACTTAATGTGGGATGGTAAGAAATCAACAGCTTTTAAAGTTTTTTATGATGCAATTGACATTATAGAGGCTAAAAAGCAAGATGCAGAGAAACCTTCATTAGAAATTTGGAAAGATGCTTTAACAAACGTTATGCCTCACGTAGAAGTACGTAGTCGTAGAGTAGGTGGAGCTACATTTCAAATTCCAATGCAAATTAGACCAGACAGAAAAATATCTATGGCTATGAAATGGTTGATTCTTTATTCAAGAAGAAGAAACGAAAAATCAATGGCACAAAGATTAGCTTCAGAATGTTTAGCTGCTGCTAAAGAAGAAGGGGCAGCTGTTAAGAAAAGAATGGATACTCACAAAATGGCAGAGGCTAACAAAGCATTCTCTCACTTTAGATTTTAA
- the rplB gene encoding 50S ribosomal protein L2: MSVRKLKPITPGQRFRVVNGYDAITTDKPERSLIAPIKNSGGRNSQGKMTMRYTGGGHKQRYRIIDFKRTKEGIPATVKSIEYDPNRTAFIALLAYADGEKTYVIAQNGLKVGQKLVSGPESQPEIGNTLPLSRVPLGTVISCIELRPGQGAVIARSAGTFAQLMARDGKYATIKMPSGETRLILLTCSATIGAVSNSDHQLVVSGKAGRTRWLGRRPRTRPVAMNPVDHPMGGGEGRSSGGHPRSRNGIPAKGYRTRSKKNPSNKYIVERRKK; this comes from the coding sequence ATGTCAGTAAGAAAATTAAAACCTATTACCCCAGGTCAGCGATTTAGAGTTGTGAATGGTTATGACGCCATTACAACTGATAAGCCGGAACGCTCTTTGATAGCGCCGATAAAAAACTCTGGAGGTAGAAATAGTCAAGGAAAGATGACCATGCGTTATACGGGTGGTGGTCACAAGCAGAGATATCGTATTATTGATTTCAAACGTACAAAAGAAGGAATTCCAGCTACAGTGAAATCAATCGAATATGATCCAAATCGTACTGCCTTTATCGCTTTATTAGCTTATGCTGATGGTGAAAAAACTTATGTTATTGCTCAAAATGGATTGAAAGTTGGTCAGAAATTAGTTTCTGGTCCAGAATCTCAACCAGAAATTGGTAATACATTACCTTTAAGTAGAGTTCCACTTGGAACTGTTATTTCTTGTATCGAATTGAGACCAGGGCAAGGAGCTGTAATCGCTCGTTCTGCTGGAACATTTGCTCAATTAATGGCAAGAGATGGAAAATATGCAACAATTAAAATGCCTTCTGGAGAAACAAGATTAATCTTGTTAACTTGTTCGGCTACAATTGGAGCGGTTTCTAATTCAGATCACCAATTAGTTGTATCAGGAAAAGCTGGTAGAACAAGATGGTTAGGAAGAAGACCTAGAACAAGACCTGTTGCAATGAACCCTGTCGATCACCCAATGGGTGGTGGTGAAGGACGTTCTTCTGGTGGACATCCACGTTCAAGAAATGGAATACCAGCTAAAGGTTATAGAACTCGTTCTAAGAAAAACCCGAGTAACAAGTATATCGTAGAACGTAGAAAGAAATAA
- the rpsL gene encoding 30S ribosomal protein S12 codes for MPTIQQLVRTGRTQITKKSKSVALDSCPQRRGVCTRVYTTTPKKPNSAMRKVARVRLTNGNEVNAYIPGEGHNLQEHSIVLVRGGRVKDLPGVRYHIVRGALDTSGVAGRTQRRSKYGAKRPKEAKK; via the coding sequence ATGCCAACAATTCAACAATTAGTAAGAACAGGAAGAACTCAGATAACTAAGAAGAGTAAATCGGTTGCTTTAGATTCTTGTCCTCAAAGAAGAGGGGTTTGTACGCGTGTTTACACTACAACACCAAAAAAACCAAACTCTGCAATGCGTAAAGTAGCGCGTGTACGTTTGACAAATGGTAATGAAGTGAATGCCTACATCCCTGGAGAAGGACACAATTTACAAGAGCACTCGATAGTATTAGTTAGGGGTGGAAGGGTAAAAGATTTGCCAGGAGTAAGATATCACATCGTTCGTGGTGCACTTGATACGTCAGGAGTAGCAGGAAGAACGCAAAGAAGATCTAAGTACGGAGCAAAACGCCCAAAAGAAGCAAAAAAGTAA
- the rpsJ gene encoding 30S ribosomal protein S10, with protein sequence MSQKIRIKLKSYDHMLVDKSAEKIVKTVKSTGAVVTGPIPLPTHKKLFTVLRSPHVNKKAREQFEVMSYKRLIDIYSSSSKTIDALMKLELPSGVEVEIKV encoded by the coding sequence ATGAGTCAAAAAATCAGAATAAAATTAAAATCTTACGATCACATGTTGGTAGATAAGTCTGCTGAAAAGATTGTAAAAACGGTAAAAAGTACAGGTGCTGTTGTAACTGGTCCAATTCCATTACCTACACACAAAAAACTTTTTACAGTTCTACGTTCTCCACACGTTAACAAAAAAGCGAGAGAGCAATTTGAAGTAATGTCATATAAAAGATTAATTGACATTTATTCTTCTTCATCTAAAACTATTGATGCTTTAATGAAACTTGAATTGCCAAGTGGAGTTGAAGTTGAAATCAAAGTTTAA
- the rplC gene encoding 50S ribosomal protein L3, with product MSGLIGRKIGMTSIFDENGKNIPCTVIEAGPCVVTQVRTKGVDGYEALQLGFDDKNEKHSTKAALGHFKKAGTVAKKKVVEFQDFATEQKLGDLIDVSIFSEGEFVDVQGVSKGKGFQGVVKRHGFGGVGQATHGQHNRLRAPGSVGASSYPSRVFKGMRMAGRMGGDNVKVQNLRVLKVVAEKNLLVIKGCVPGCNNSYVIIQK from the coding sequence ATGTCTGGGTTAATTGGTAGAAAAATCGGCATGACTAGTATTTTCGACGAAAACGGGAAGAATATTCCTTGTACAGTAATCGAAGCTGGACCATGCGTTGTTACCCAAGTCAGAACCAAAGGTGTTGACGGGTACGAAGCGTTGCAACTTGGTTTCGATGACAAAAACGAGAAACATTCCACAAAAGCGGCTTTAGGTCACTTTAAAAAAGCGGGAACTGTAGCTAAGAAAAAAGTCGTTGAATTCCAAGATTTCGCAACAGAACAAAAATTAGGAGATCTTATTGATGTTTCTATTTTTTCTGAAGGAGAATTTGTAGATGTACAAGGTGTATCTAAAGGTAAAGGTTTTCAAGGGGTTGTAAAACGTCACGGTTTTGGTGGTGTTGGTCAAGCAACTCACGGTCAACATAACCGTTTAAGAGCGCCAGGTTCTGTAGGAGCTTCTTCTTATCCATCTAGAGTATTCAAAGGAATGCGTATGGCTGGAAGAATGGGAGGAGATAATGTAAAAGTTCAAAACCTTAGAGTTTTAAAAGTAGTTGCTGAAAAGAACCTACTTGTTATAAAAGGATGTGTTCCTGGATGTAACAACTCTTATGTAATCATTCAGAAGTAA
- a CDS encoding SusC/RagA family TonB-linked outer membrane protein: MKLKFNGFLVLLVVLMAQLTFAQERSVSGIVSDNAGMPLPGVSVLIKGTKTGTQSDFDGKYTIKAAPSDVLVFSYVGMRSSEKSASSTNVNVKLSSDATQLENVVVTALGIKKQKKSLGYATVTVSGKDLTEVINTNVFGSLSGKLAGVDVSAPAQVGASTKVVIRGFSSLTGNGPLYVIDGTPINNSGNGTNGTTSSRRTFDAGNGISDLDPNNIESMTVLKGAAATALYGSRAAGGAIIVTTKTAKLNSGIKVEFSTSVELAEVARVPHLQYKFGQGWDGLGYSGLATHGVASAENGSWGPAFNNEVRPWGAIVDNSQQLKSYKALNNNIKDFYDTGFTTTNNIRVAGGNETSTFSLGFSNVDSDGIVPTDSDSYLRRNLNFSGGIKGDKFDVKINFNYVKKDQKVVNTGSGDDSGEGATLVQELYQIPSDISVIDLKDYKNNPFNTPSNYFSPYTSNPYFLLNENSTKIKGNRIFGNTNFTYKITPKLTALYQIGGDYRNEKIKSYGAVVRFEPGSAQDINHTIATVGGVTESTTERTELDQYLNFNYASKINDDFKINVMLGAASNERATDFLEGQITQLDLPNYYELSNSASKPILTQSNSLRRNYGVYTSIETSYLDKIFFTVTGRNDWSSTLPVKNNSYFYPSASLSGIVIDNNETFLKLRGGWAKVAKDTDPYQTESSYIQAIAGANFGNINFPIGGVNAYEFATTLGNNELKPETTTEIELGFETSLFSKRVNLDLALYNKKTTDLLYLRDVAPSTGFTRQTGNILDVTNKGIEIALNTTPLQTENFSWNLNGTFTKNLSNVDKVYGDSNTIELTNSRNVTFNAVEGRPLGIYMSKTPQMVGDKYIVNPATGYYVPSTEQQEIGTSQRDFVIGIQNKFNYKNFTLSFGFDWKQGGEMFSESKYLAYFTGNGIETTYNDRNGFILPNSVNEVNTGGVITYVENTTEITAFPASGTSNGRVTPFYSSVGNQTIVKDFIFDKTFVRMRDLSLTFNVPMKIAKQIGLTNASIAVYGKNLFLWTPDANPYLDPEITTFGDGVKSEFGESYGSPSQRSYGTSIKLTF, from the coding sequence ATGAAACTAAAGTTCAATGGATTCTTAGTACTTCTAGTAGTACTAATGGCGCAACTAACTTTTGCGCAAGAAAGATCTGTTTCAGGAATTGTTTCCGACAATGCAGGAATGCCATTACCAGGTGTAAGTGTATTAATAAAAGGAACAAAAACTGGAACACAATCAGATTTCGATGGTAAGTATACCATTAAAGCAGCACCAAGTGATGTATTGGTATTTAGCTATGTCGGGATGAGATCATCAGAGAAATCAGCAAGTTCAACAAATGTAAATGTAAAACTTTCAAGTGATGCAACTCAGTTAGAAAATGTAGTTGTAACAGCGTTGGGTATTAAAAAGCAAAAAAAATCGTTAGGTTACGCAACTGTAACGGTTAGCGGAAAAGATCTAACAGAGGTTATAAACACTAACGTATTCGGTTCTCTATCAGGAAAACTGGCTGGAGTTGACGTCTCCGCTCCTGCACAAGTAGGTGCTTCAACTAAAGTTGTAATTCGTGGATTTAGTAGCTTAACTGGAAACGGTCCGTTATACGTAATAGACGGAACCCCAATTAACAATAGTGGAAACGGAACGAATGGAACAACTTCGAGTAGAAGAACATTTGATGCTGGAAATGGAATAAGTGATTTAGATCCTAATAACATTGAAAGCATGACTGTACTAAAAGGAGCAGCTGCAACTGCACTTTATGGTTCTAGAGCAGCTGGAGGAGCAATTATTGTCACAACAAAAACAGCAAAACTAAACTCTGGTATAAAAGTAGAGTTTTCAACTTCAGTTGAACTAGCCGAAGTAGCCAGAGTTCCTCATTTACAATATAAATTTGGACAAGGTTGGGATGGTTTAGGCTATTCAGGACTAGCTACACATGGAGTTGCTAGTGCTGAAAATGGGTCTTGGGGACCTGCATTTAATAACGAAGTAAGACCTTGGGGAGCAATTGTAGATAATTCTCAACAATTGAAATCATATAAAGCACTTAACAACAACATTAAAGACTTTTACGATACTGGTTTCACTACTACTAATAATATAAGAGTAGCAGGAGGAAATGAAACATCTACTTTTTCACTTGGTTTTTCAAATGTCGATTCAGATGGTATTGTACCAACAGATTCAGACTCATATTTGAGAAGAAATTTAAATTTCAGCGGAGGAATTAAAGGCGATAAATTCGATGTTAAAATCAACTTTAATTATGTTAAAAAAGATCAAAAAGTAGTAAATACTGGTTCAGGAGATGATTCTGGAGAAGGTGCTACCCTAGTACAAGAACTATATCAAATCCCCTCAGACATAAGTGTTATTGACTTAAAAGACTACAAAAACAATCCATTCAATACGCCAAGTAATTACTTTTCACCATATACATCAAATCCTTACTTCTTGTTAAATGAAAATTCAACAAAAATTAAAGGAAATCGTATCTTTGGAAACACAAACTTCACATACAAAATAACTCCAAAATTGACTGCTTTGTATCAAATTGGTGGAGACTATAGAAATGAAAAGATAAAAAGCTACGGTGCAGTCGTGAGATTTGAACCAGGTTCAGCTCAAGACATTAACCACACCATTGCAACAGTAGGTGGCGTAACTGAAAGCACGACAGAAAGAACAGAATTAGATCAATATCTTAACTTTAATTATGCATCAAAAATTAATGATGATTTTAAAATTAATGTAATGCTAGGTGCCGCTTCTAATGAAAGAGCAACTGATTTCTTAGAAGGTCAAATTACCCAACTTGACTTACCTAATTATTACGAACTATCAAATTCAGCGTCAAAACCCATCCTTACTCAATCTAATAGTTTAAGAAGAAATTATGGCGTTTACACTTCCATAGAAACTTCTTACTTAGATAAAATATTTTTTACCGTTACAGGAAGAAATGACTGGAGTTCTACTTTACCTGTAAAGAATAACTCCTATTTTTACCCTTCCGCATCTTTAAGCGGTATTGTGATTGATAATAACGAGACTTTCTTAAAACTTAGAGGAGGTTGGGCAAAAGTAGCAAAAGATACGGATCCATACCAAACCGAATCAAGTTACATCCAAGCTATAGCTGGAGCGAACTTCGGAAATATCAATTTCCCAATCGGAGGAGTTAATGCATATGAATTTGCAACTACTTTAGGTAACAACGAACTAAAACCTGAAACAACAACTGAAATAGAACTAGGTTTTGAGACAAGTTTATTTTCAAAAAGAGTAAACCTAGATTTGGCATTGTACAATAAAAAAACCACTGATCTATTATATCTAAGAGATGTCGCTCCAAGTACAGGTTTTACTCGACAAACCGGAAACATATTAGACGTTACTAATAAAGGTATCGAAATAGCTTTAAACACTACACCTCTACAAACTGAAAACTTTTCTTGGAATCTAAACGGAACATTTACTAAAAATTTAAGCAACGTTGATAAAGTGTACGGTGATTCAAACACAATTGAACTTACAAACTCAAGAAACGTTACGTTTAATGCCGTTGAAGGAAGACCACTAGGAATATATATGTCAAAAACACCACAAATGGTAGGAGACAAATATATTGTAAATCCTGCAACAGGATATTATGTACCTTCAACCGAACAACAAGAAATCGGTACTTCTCAAAGAGATTTTGTTATAGGAATTCAAAACAAATTCAACTATAAAAACTTCACATTATCATTTGGATTTGATTGGAAACAAGGTGGCGAAATGTTTTCTGAAAGCAAGTATTTAGCTTACTTTACTGGAAACGGTATCGAAACAACATACAATGACAGAAACGGGTTTATATTACCCAATTCAGTAAATGAAGTTAACACTGGAGGTGTTATAACTTATGTTGAAAACACCACCGAAATCACTGCTTTCCCTGCATCTGGGACATCTAATGGTCGAGTAACACCTTTCTATAGCTCAGTAGGAAATCAAACAATAGTTAAAGATTTTATATTTGACAAAACATTCGTAAGAATGAGAGATCTTTCTTTAACTTTTAACGTACCGATGAAAATTGCGAAACAAATTGGTCTTACAAATGCTTCCATAGCAGTTTACGGAAAAAATTTATTTTTATGGACACCTGACGCCAATCCTTATTTAGATCCAGAAATCACAACCTTTGGAGATGGAGTAAAGAGTGAGTTTGGTGAATCTTACGGATCACCTTCACAAAGATCTTATGGAACTTCCATAAAATTAACCTTTTAA
- the fusA gene encoding elongation factor G: protein MARDLKYTRNIGIAAHIDAGKTTTTERILFYTGKSHKIGEVHDGAATMDWMAQEQERGITITSAATTCEWNFPTTQGKILPETLPYHFNIIDTPGHVDFTVEVNRSLRVLDGLVFLFSAVDGVEPQSETNWRLADQYRVPRIGFVNKMDRQGSNFLMVCQQVRDMLKSNAVAITLPIGEENDFKGVVDLVKNQAIVWHEEGLGATYDIVPIPEDMLEEVKEYRSILIEAVADYDENLLEKFMEDENSITEEEINIALRAAVMDMAIIPMIAGSSFKNKGVQFMLDAVCKYLPSPMDKEGITGIHPDDAELLEEDQTKILRKPDVKEPFAALAFKIATDPFVGRLAFFRAYSGRLDAGSYVLNTRSGNKERISRIYQMHANKQNPIEYIEAGDIGAAVGFKDIKTGDTLCDEKHPIILESMKFPAPVIGIAIEPKTKADVDKMGMALAKLAEEDPTFTVRTDEASGQTIISGMGELHLDILVDRMRREFKVEVNQGEPQVEYKEAFTKKAQHRETYKKQSGGRGKFGDIVFILEPADEVDGKTPVGLQFVNSVKGGNVPKEYIPSVEKGFREAMKTGPLAGYQVDSLKVTLLDGSFHPVDSDALSFELAARMGYREVAKAAGAVILEPIMKMEVITPEENMGDIVGDINRRRGQVNDMGDRAGAKTIKADVPLSEMFGYVTTLRTLSSGRATSTMEFSHYAETPSNISEAVIKKAKGNA, encoded by the coding sequence ATGGCTAGAGATCTTAAATATACAAGAAATATAGGAATTGCTGCTCACATTGATGCTGGTAAAACAACAACAACAGAGCGTATATTATTCTATACTGGAAAATCACACAAAATTGGTGAAGTACACGATGGTGCTGCAACAATGGACTGGATGGCACAAGAGCAAGAAAGAGGTATTACAATTACTTCTGCTGCTACTACTTGTGAATGGAATTTTCCAACTACACAAGGTAAAATTTTACCTGAAACATTACCTTATCACTTTAATATTATCGATACCCCGGGACACGTTGACTTTACAGTTGAAGTAAACCGTTCTTTGCGTGTACTTGATGGTTTGGTTTTCTTATTTAGCGCGGTTGATGGTGTTGAGCCACAATCAGAAACTAACTGGAGATTAGCAGATCAATACAGGGTACCACGTATTGGATTTGTTAATAAAATGGATAGACAAGGATCTAACTTTTTGATGGTATGTCAACAAGTAAGAGATATGTTAAAATCAAATGCTGTTGCAATCACTTTGCCAATTGGTGAGGAAAATGATTTTAAAGGCGTTGTTGATTTGGTAAAGAATCAAGCTATAGTTTGGCATGAAGAAGGTTTAGGGGCTACTTATGATATTGTGCCTATTCCTGAAGATATGCTTGAAGAAGTAAAAGAATACAGATCAATTCTTATTGAAGCAGTTGCTGATTATGATGAGAATTTGCTTGAAAAATTCATGGAAGATGAAAACTCTATAACAGAGGAAGAAATCAACATTGCTTTAAGAGCTGCTGTAATGGATATGGCTATCATTCCTATGATTGCTGGTTCTTCTTTTAAAAACAAAGGGGTTCAATTCATGTTGGATGCAGTGTGTAAATACTTGCCGTCTCCAATGGATAAAGAAGGTATTACTGGTATTCATCCAGATGATGCTGAATTGCTTGAAGAAGATCAAACTAAAATATTGCGTAAGCCAGATGTTAAAGAGCCATTCGCTGCTTTAGCTTTTAAAATTGCTACTGACCCATTCGTAGGTCGTTTGGCTTTCTTCCGTGCTTACTCAGGACGTTTAGATGCAGGTTCTTATGTCTTAAACACTCGTTCTGGAAACAAAGAAAGAATTTCTCGTATCTACCAAATGCATGCTAACAAACAAAATCCAATCGAATATATCGAGGCGGGTGATATTGGAGCGGCTGTTGGATTTAAAGATATTAAAACAGGAGATACATTGTGTGATGAAAAACACCCTATTATTCTTGAGTCAATGAAATTTCCAGCGCCAGTAATTGGTATTGCTATTGAGCCTAAAACTAAGGCTGACGTAGATAAAATGGGTATGGCTTTGGCTAAATTAGCTGAAGAAGATCCAACATTTACAGTTAGAACTGATGAAGCTTCTGGTCAAACTATTATTTCTGGTATGGGTGAGCTTCACTTGGATATCTTGGTTGATAGGATGAGACGTGAATTTAAAGTTGAAGTAAACCAAGGTGAGCCTCAAGTTGAATACAAAGAAGCGTTTACTAAAAAAGCTCAACATAGAGAAACTTATAAGAAACAATCTGGAGGTCGTGGTAAATTCGGTGATATCGTATTTATTTTAGAGCCTGCTGATGAAGTTGATGGTAAAACTCCAGTTGGATTACAGTTTGTGAATTCTGTAAAAGGTGGTAACGTGCCAAAAGAGTATATTCCTTCTGTTGAAAAAGGTTTCCGTGAAGCTATGAAAACGGGTCCTTTAGCAGGATATCAAGTAGATAGTTTAAAAGTAACTTTGTTAGACGGATCTTTTCACCCAGTCGATTCTGATGCTCTTTCGTTTGAATTAGCTGCTAGAATGGGTTATAGAGAAGTGGCTAAAGCTGCTGGAGCTGTAATACTTGAGCCAATCATGAAAATGGAAGTGATTACACCAGAAGAAAACATGGGAGATATCGTTGGTGATATTAACCGTCGTAGAGGTCAGGTGAATGATATGGGAGACAGAGCTGGTGCTAAAACTATTAAAGCTGATGTGCCTTTATCAGAAATGTTTGGATATGTTACTACATTAAGAACATTATCTTCTGGTAGAGCAACTTCAACAATGGAATTTTCACACTACGCTGAAACACCTTCTAATATTTCGGAAGCAGTTATCAAAAAAGCAAAAGGAAACGCATAA
- the rplW gene encoding 50S ribosomal protein L23 has product MSIIIKPIVTEKVTKESEVLNRFGFVVNKKANKVQIKKAIEAAYGVTILSVNTMNVRPDRTTKYTKSGLISGKTNAIKKAIVQVQEGETIDFYNNI; this is encoded by the coding sequence ATGAGCATCATAATTAAACCTATAGTAACGGAAAAAGTAACCAAAGAAAGTGAAGTTTTAAACCGTTTTGGATTCGTTGTTAACAAAAAAGCAAACAAAGTGCAAATTAAGAAAGCTATTGAAGCTGCTTATGGAGTTACTATTTTGAGTGTTAACACAATGAATGTAAGACCAGACAGAACTACAAAATACACTAAAAGTGGTTTAATCAGTGGAAAGACAAATGCTATTAAAAAAGCAATTGTACAAGTACAAGAAGGAGAAACAATTGATTTTTACAACAATATCTAA
- the rpsS gene encoding 30S ribosomal protein S19 has translation MARSLKKGPFVHYKLDKKVQENIAGGNKGVVKTWSRASMITPDFVGQTIAVHNGRQFVPVYVTENMVGHKLGEFSPTRSFRGHAGAKNKGKK, from the coding sequence ATGGCACGTTCATTAAAAAAAGGACCTTTCGTTCATTATAAGTTAGACAAGAAAGTTCAAGAAAACATTGCAGGTGGAAATAAAGGAGTTGTTAAGACATGGTCTAGAGCTTCTATGATTACTCCAGACTTTGTTGGACAAACTATCGCAGTTCATAACGGTCGTCAATTTGTACCAGTTTACGTAACAGAAAACATGGTAGGTCACAAATTAGGAGAATTTTCACCAACTAGATCTTTTAGAGGTCATGCTGGAGCAAAAAATAAAGGTAAAAAATAA